The Salmo trutta chromosome 6, fSalTru1.1, whole genome shotgun sequence genome has a window encoding:
- the LOC115196217 gene encoding uncharacterized protein LOC115196217, with protein MLVNRVWHVVCVLCCVCVLVCVSVEEYEVNYADNYENEITQDQQDGDSPVTTCQATDLSRWNKLFVALEDSHQRDMMLMEALEQRCGTPGVCQQCLPAIEAVCRGQAEQASPRLHRGLVELKEEVTEREGRMNSSLQQIRQEGAESYGRMMAVLHHLVQNSREQNHRLHRLEESKLRGEVTEGAGSIGAGHREAEPIRTGHKENGFRGGA; from the exons ATGTTGGTGAACAGGGTCTGGCATGTGGTGTGtgtgctctgctgtgtgtgtgtgttggtgtgtgtgagcgTGGAGGAATATGAAGTGAACTACGCGGACAACTACGAAAACGAGATTACACAGGACCAACAGGACG GGGACTCCCCTGTGACCACCTGCCAGGCTACAGACCTCTCTCGCTGGAACAAACTCTTCGTGGCTCTGGAGGACTCCCACCAGAGGGATATGATGCTGATGGAAGCCCTGGAGCAACGCTGTGGAACCCCGGGAGTCTGTCAGCAGTGCCTGCCCGCCATCGAGGCAGTTTGCCGGGGGCAGGCAGAGCAGGCGAGCCCCAGGCTCCATCGAGGCCTAGTGGAGCTGAAGGAGGAGGTAACAGAACGAGAGGGGAGGATGAATTCTTCACTACAGCAGATCAGACAGGAGGGAGCAGAAAGTTATGGGAGGATGATGGCTGTGTTACATCATCTCGTTCAGAACAGTAGAGAGCAGAACCATAGACTACATCGATTGGAGGAGAGTAAGCTGAGAGGGGAGGTGACAGAAGGGGCTGGATCTATAGGAGCCGGGCATAGAGAAGCAGAGCCAATCAGGACAGGGCATAAAGAGAATGGGTTTAGGGGAGGGGCTTAA